In Zingiber officinale cultivar Zhangliang chromosome 6A, Zo_v1.1, whole genome shotgun sequence, a single genomic region encodes these proteins:
- the LOC121997350 gene encoding plastidic glucose transporter 4-like has product MMQSAMFAAAKGCVPGLESPSWRSRVSPGVGPIRKTRPGSNRLSTADAEFCCGSSPLRSSITLRVEMARSRSSVEGIFRSREKARYVKVQSTGGLDDLPSDKLQKKTSGNVIPYVGVACLGAILFGYHLAVVNGALEYLAKDLGITKNTVLQGWVVSITLAGATIGSFTGGALADKFGRTRSFQLDAIPLAIGAFLSAIAQDVRTMIIGRLLAGIGIGISSAIVPLYISEISPTEIRGALGSINQLFICIGILVALVAGLPLSGNPLWWRTMFTIAIFPSVLMAVGMAFCPESPRWLFQQGKFSQAETAIRKLYGKEQVADVMHELRSGGEGSTEPDAGWFDLFSKRYWKVVSVGAALFLFQQLAGINAVVYYSTSVFRSAGIASDVAASALVGASNVFGTAVASSLMDKRGRKSLLITSFSGMAASMLLLSLSFSWKPLAPYSGTLAVVGTVLYVLSFSLGAGPVPALLLPEIFASRIRAKAVALSLGMHWISNFVIGLYFLSVVQQFGISRVYLGFAGVCTLAVLYITGNVVETKGRSLEEIERALSAEV; this is encoded by the exons ATGATGCAAAGTGCGATGTTTGCTGCTGCTAAAGGATGCGTTCCTGGGCTTGAATCCCCTAGTTGGAGAAGCAGGGTTTCACCTGGAGTTGGCCCGATCAGGAAGACCAGGCCGGGTTCAAACAGGTTGTCGACGGCAGACGCTGAGTTCTGTTGTGGAAGTTCTCCACTCAGATCGTCGATCACTCTCCGGGTGGAGATGGCAAGATCGAGGAGCAGTGTGGAGGGGATTTTTAGATCGAGAGAGAAAGCTCGATATGTAAAAGTCCAATCAACTG GTGGGCTTGATGATCTACCCTCCGATAAACTGCAGAAGAAAACATCTGGGAATGTGATTCCATATGTTGGTGTAGCCTGTTTGGGAGCCATTCTGTTTGGCTATCATCTTGC TGTGGTAAATGGCGCACTCGAATATCTTGCAAAGGATTTGGGAATCACAAAAAACACCGTACTACAAG GTTGGGTTGTTAGCATAACCCTTGCAGGTGCGACAATAGGTTCTTTCACTGGAGGTGCATTGGCTGATAAATTTGGTCGGACCCGATCTTTTCAGCTCGATGCAATTCCCCTTGCGATTGGTGCATTTCTCAG TGCAATAGCCCAGGATGTGCGGACCATGATAATTGGTCGACTGCTTGCTGGAATTGGGATCGGGATCTCTTCTGCTATTGTGCCACTGTACATATCTGAG ATATCTCCAACAGAAATCCGTGGAGCTCTTGGATCAATAAACCAACTTTTCATCTGCATTGGAATTCTTGTGGCTTTGGTGGCTGGATTGCCATTATCTGGAAATCCTTTATG GTGGAGAACAATGTTTACCATTGCTATCTTTCCCTCTGTGCTGATGGCAGTAGGGATGGCTTTTTGTCCAGAAAGCCCTCGGTGGCTGTTTCAG CAAGGAAAATTTTCTCAGGCAGAAACAGCTATAAGGAAACTATATGGCAAAGAACAGGTTGCCGATGTTATGCACGAATTAAGATCAGGTGGTGAAGGTTCGACTGAACCAGATGCTGGTTGGTTTGATCTTTTCAGTAAACGCTATTGGAAAG TTGTTAGTGTTGGCGCTGCATTGTTCTTGTTTCAACAACTGGCTGGGATAAATGCTGTTGTGTACTACTCGACATCTGTATTCCGCAGTGCAGGAATTGCTTCTGATGTCGCAGCTAGTGCTCTTGTTGGGGCATCAAATGTTTTTG GTACTGCTGTTGCATCTTCTCTAATGGACAAGCGAGGGAGGAAGAGCCTCCTAATAACAAGCTTTTCTGGAATG GCTGCATCTATGTTGCTGCTTTCTTTGTCTTTCTCATGGAAACCACTTGCACCGTATTCCGGGACACTTGCGGTCGTAGGCACAGTTCT ATATGTGTTGTCCTTTTCACTGGGTGCTGGCCCAGTACCGGCTCTTCTCCTCCCTGAGATATTTGCCTCTAGGATCAGAGCTAAGGCAGTCGCATTGTCTCTCGGCATGCATTGG ATTTCCAATTTCGTCATCGGTCTCTACTTTCTGAGCGTGGTGCAGCAGTTTGGAATCAGCCGAGTATATCTGGGATTCGCGGGGGTATGCACTCTTGCTGTTCTTTACATAACTGGCAATGTTGTGGAGACCAAGGGGCGATCGCTAGAAGAGATTGAACGCGCCCTTAGTGCTGAAGTTTGA
- the LOC121997351 gene encoding E3 ubiquitin-protein ligase MARCHF8-like isoform X2, whose translation MAMADEGSSTPLTAPASITEPDEIDLEAGPGEQFQCRICLETDGRDFIAPCKCKGTSKYVHRECLDHWRSVKEGFAFAHCTTCKAPYYLRVHVHADRKWRVLKFQFFVTRDILVIFAAVQLIISSLAYVVYLVDASQDSWLRLAWGFDSEISFYYICGALLFFAFLGLSGCFITCYDRRVRNDLAQPCRELCLCCCQPGMCADCHLPGTLCMWTDCTTCFESCASTAGECGCLGGAVCLLQQWLVNEFGSAIITYLLSGC comes from the exons ATGGCCATGGCGGATGAGGGGAGCTCCACTCCTCTCACTGCGCCGGCCTCCATCACTGAACCTGACGAGATTGACCTAGAAGCTGGACCCGGCGAGCAATTCCAGTGCCGGATCTGCCTCGAAACTGATG GACGGGATTTCATAGCGCCATGCAAGTGCAAGGGAACTTCCAAGTACGTCCACCGCGAATGCTTGGACCACTGGCGATCTGTTAAG GAAGGTTTTGCATTTGCTCATTGCACAACTTGCAAGGCTCCGTACTATCTGAGGGTTCATGTTCATGCAGACAGGAAATGGAGAGTCTTGAAGTTCCAATTCTTTGTCACTAGAGATATACTAGTTATATTCGCAGCTGTTCAACTT ATAATTTCTTCATTGGCATATGTGGTATATTTGGTTGATGCCTCTCAAGACAGTTGGTTGCGATTGGCTTGGGGCTTTGACAGTGAAATTAGTTTCTACTATATATGTG GAGCACTATTATTTTTTGCTTTTCTTGGGTTATCCGGCTGCTTTATAACCTGTTATGATCGAAGAGTGCGAAATGATTTGGCTCAGCCATGTCGGGAGTTGTGTCTTTGTTGCTGTCAACCAGG AATGTGTGCTGACTGTCATCTTCCTGGCACCCTTTGCATGTGGACTGACTGTACAACTTGCTTTGAAAGTTGTGCGAGTACTGCAGGAGAATGTGGATGCTTAGGAGGGGCCG TGTGCTTGTTGCAACAATGGTTGGTCAACGAATTTGGCAGCGCCATTATCACATACTTGCTAAGCGGATGCTAA
- the LOC121997351 gene encoding uncharacterized protein LOC121997351 isoform X1, translating into MAMADEGSSTPLTAPASITEPDEIDLEAGPGEQFQCRICLETDGRDFIAPCKCKGTSKYVHRECLDHWRSVKEGFAFAHCTTCKAPYYLRVHVHADRKWRVLKFQFFVTRDILVIFAAVQLIISSLAYVVYLVDASQDSWLRLAWGFDSEISFYYICGALLFFAFLGLSGCFITCYDRRVRNDLAQPCRELCLCCCQPGMCADCHLPGTLCMWTDCTTCFESCASTAGECGCLGGAGEAGFPLLFIVALVVLGLFIVIGIFYSVLVATMVGQRIWQRHYHILAKRMLTKEYVVEDVDSEGVDWCPPPLPPEHIQQLRALGLL; encoded by the exons ATGGCCATGGCGGATGAGGGGAGCTCCACTCCTCTCACTGCGCCGGCCTCCATCACTGAACCTGACGAGATTGACCTAGAAGCTGGACCCGGCGAGCAATTCCAGTGCCGGATCTGCCTCGAAACTGATG GACGGGATTTCATAGCGCCATGCAAGTGCAAGGGAACTTCCAAGTACGTCCACCGCGAATGCTTGGACCACTGGCGATCTGTTAAG GAAGGTTTTGCATTTGCTCATTGCACAACTTGCAAGGCTCCGTACTATCTGAGGGTTCATGTTCATGCAGACAGGAAATGGAGAGTCTTGAAGTTCCAATTCTTTGTCACTAGAGATATACTAGTTATATTCGCAGCTGTTCAACTT ATAATTTCTTCATTGGCATATGTGGTATATTTGGTTGATGCCTCTCAAGACAGTTGGTTGCGATTGGCTTGGGGCTTTGACAGTGAAATTAGTTTCTACTATATATGTG GAGCACTATTATTTTTTGCTTTTCTTGGGTTATCCGGCTGCTTTATAACCTGTTATGATCGAAGAGTGCGAAATGATTTGGCTCAGCCATGTCGGGAGTTGTGTCTTTGTTGCTGTCAACCAGG AATGTGTGCTGACTGTCATCTTCCTGGCACCCTTTGCATGTGGACTGACTGTACAACTTGCTTTGAAAGTTGTGCGAGTACTGCAGGAGAATGTGGATGCTTAGGAGGGGCCGGTGAAGCTGGTTTTCCGCTGCTTTTTATTGTAGCGCTTGTTGTTCTTGGTCTCTTCATTGTTATCGGCATATTCTACAGTGTGCTTGTTGCAACAATGGTTGGTCAACGAATTTGGCAGCGCCATTATCACATACTTGCTAAGCGGATGCTAACAAAA GAGTATGTTGTGGAGGATGTCGACAGCGAGGGCGTAGATTGGTGCCCGCCACCCCTACCGCCAGAGCACATTCAGCAGCTAAGGGCACTTGGACTACTGTAG